From the Actinomyces sp. zg-332 genome, the window TGAGCGATGAAGATCTTGTCGAAGGTCTAACACGAGTACAAAAACTATTATCAGAAGTACACTAAAAGTCTTCAATAACAGAGTCACTCCCAGTCTTTTCGGCTGGGGGTAACTTTGCTTAATCGTCATTTCTTACTCACTAGTACTGTGCTTTAAACATTTCGTTTCAATAAGTTTTAAGCTAACCACTAGGTGTAAAATGGGGATAAGAATAAGAGTTATATATAAGGCTACGATTGTTTCTACACCATACATATAAGCACGACAATATGCAAAAATATCCTGCTCATAAGCACAGAAATATACATACACGTACACGCATAAGGATTTTAAGAAAGTGATTTCGCAGAGCAAAGAATCAGATAACGATTATATTCATAAGCAGTTAAGAAAATATAACAGACAATATATGTCTAATTTCAAGAACTACAGCTTTCATATAAAGCAAGATCCAACAGATGAGAACAGTAAGATAATCGCTGGAATAGTTGCATCTAGTACTTTTGATACCTTAGAAGTAGAGTTTTTATTTGTAGATCCAGATTACAGAGCGAAAAAATATGGGAAAACTCTATTACAGCATGTTGAACAACTAGCAAAACAAGATAATTTGAAGAGAATATTGTTGAACACTTACAGCTTTCAAGCTCCAGATTTTTATAAAAAGCTTGGATATACTGAGTTATTCAAGATATCGCCTTGTTTTTCCGATTTTGACCAACACTTTTTCGTAAAGAATATAGAACAAGTATAGGACACAAGTCACTAATTAAGCTTTAGTGTAGCGAGTAGCTACAGTTAGCTTATAAGGTTATAGTAAATATAAAGCTACGAATAATCTATTTACCCACTTATACATACACAGGTTCAGGCTCTAAAGTAATTCCATATCTATTTCTAACTTTTGAAATTATTTCGTCAGCCAATTCCCTTATGTCTGTACTAGTAGCTTCACCTCGGTTTACTAATATAAGCACATGATAGTCTGATAAACTAGCACCTTTGTTATCCCCATAGCCTTTAGCAAAACCAGCATTTTGAATTAACCAAGCAGCTGATACTTTCTTCAGACCTGCAACAGTTTTTCCAGCACTATCTATTTGAGAAGCACTAGCATAATCAGTTACGTCAAAGACAGGAGCACTTTCTCCCAATTTTTCAGCTGTTTCACATGAAACAATAGGATTTAAGAAGTAAGATCCACTGCTACGAGTATTCACATCTTCACTATTTAAACAAGTGCCTTTACTTGTTCTAATGCTAATTACAGCGTCTCGAACTTTTGTAGATTCAGCCCTATCCCCAACGTTTACACCTAAATACTGTGCAAGTTCTTTGTACTTAATCGGTAAACTATCACTAGCATGTCTGAACTGAAATTCTACTTTCAAGACAATATATCTACCTGTTGCTCCAAATGCTAAACCTGTATAAGGATTATTTTCCTTACGAGAAGTTTTTAGAATTGAAGACCTGTAAGCAAACTCGAGCTCACTATTCGTAAAGGTACGTTGACTCTTAGTTACTCTATCGTAGGTAATAACTTTGGAAATAAACTGTTGTACTTCTACCCCATAAGCACCGATATTTTGTACGGGACTAGCTCCAACCGTTCCTGGTATTCCGCTCAAGCATTCAAGTCCTACCCAACCTTTAGAAACAGTAAAAGCAACAAACTCATCCCAAGGGTGACCTGCAACAACTTCTACACTAACTCCCCCACAAGCACTGTTATCTATAACTTTTATTCCAGTCCTAACATCTCTAATAACACTACCATCAAAGTTTTCTTCAGAACCAACAATATTCGAACCAGCACCAATTACTAAAAGCTTTTCACCTTTTTCATCAGCTTGTTTCACAGCATTTATAAAATCTAACTCTGTTTCTACTTCAACATAGTTAGCAATACTTCCCCCCACACACATGGTTGTAAGATCAGCAAATGTAGGTTTATCACCAAAACTACCTTTAGGGGAAACTCCTGTTTTAACAGATTTAACTTCAAAACCAGAATCTAATTCATACATATCATCAGAACAACTGTTAGAAATGTAAAACTGGTTGTTATCCATTGTCCCCTCCCGGCTTTAATTCCTGTAAATTTTATCCCTTTAGTTTACATAGTATATAGGTTATATATTTAACAAATACTTAATTGAGGGAATAAAACTGAAAATTTACTTATTTTATTTTTTCAGCTTCCATCATATCTCTTGTGGGAAGTGGTTTTAAAACTGGGATAAATATTAAAGCTAATACTATAGGAATCATAATAACCACTAGAGACATACGGTATCCAACATACTCTGCTATAAACCCCACTATTGCTGGTCCCAAGAAGAAGGCACCGTATCCAATAGTTGATGTAACAGCCACACGTTCTGAAGCTTTCAAAGGATCATCAGAAGCAGCAGACATGCCGAGCGGAAATCCCAAAGCTGAGCCTATAGCCCAAGCAACAATACCAACTAAGCACAGCTCTACCCACGGAGAGAACACAAAGAGCAATAAGCCTATACCACCTAAAGCAGTACAGAACCTTAGAACTCTGACTCGCCCAAACTTTCCTACAAACGGACTAGCAGACATACGAGTAATTGTCATGCTTGCAACAAATATTCCTAATGCCATAGCCCCAAAAGCTTCAGTTTTCCCGAAAGACTGCACTAAGGACAGGGATAACCAGTCGTTAGCAGCTCCCTCAGTTAATGCAGAGCCTAAAATTGTTACGCCAATGAGCAAAGTACGTTTTTCAAACCAAGCACTATTTCTTGTCTTAGTTCCCTGCCCTTGATTTTCTAAGTTTTTATCAGCAGAATCAACTTTGTCATTTTTATCAGCATCTTTAGGTGGAATATAACCGAACATAAAGACTGTACGCAAGTATTCGTAAGGCAAAATATATACACTAGCGATAACCATTAAGATTAATGAAAGTATATAAATTGATGTCAAGTGGTAGTAAATACTTACCCCTAAATGTGAAACAATTGAAGCAACTATAGCTGAAAAAACAGTTCCCAGAGAAAATCCTCCGTGATAAGCAGAAATAATTGACTTTTGCATAGCAATTTCAATTCTTCCACCCTCAATATTTACTGTTCCTTCACAAAAAGACATTACAAAATGCGCTAAAAATAAGTAAATACAAACCATTACTATATTTTTAGTGCACAAGGAGTATAAAACCCCAAACATAAGGAATACAAAACCACTAATTGAGATAATGATTACTTTTCTTGCCCCAAATTTTTCATTCATGTAGCCAACGAATGGCAAACCTAGTATTGATCCTAAAGCAGCTACAATAAGTATCTGAGATAATTCTAGGGCTGATAAGTCCATGCTGTCTCTCACTGATGGGATACGTGAGTACCATGAATTTACTAGAGTTCCAAATATGAAAAATAGAGCAAAAGTAGCAAAAGAGGCTTTTCTAACAACTTTTTTATCTATAAATTTTTTATTATCAAGTGTGTCATTCATAAATATCGTATAAACCTTTTTCGCATTCTTTTTATGAAAGTATTTATCTAAAGTATTATATAACTAATCGAGTTTTATTCGTAAGTCTTTGAATTTTGTTTAATAAATCGTTTTAATTAGGTGGTAACTATTTATAAATAAACAGTTCATCAAAGCAAAAAATAAAGCTGGTCTTTTATTATTACAAACTACAATTATTATGTATAGAAATATTAATATAAGAACAACAAAAGTAGCATTTTGTTCTGAGTACTTTTATTTATCTAATATTTTCTCTTAGTGCTGTCTATTAGCTCTACAGTATTTTTGATTTCTAACGTAAATATTTTTATCACTAGTAAAAATACTTATAAATAAACTACCACTCTTATAACATTCTAGAAATGTATATTTTCAGTATCCCATAAGTAAAATGATGCTTCATTACCAATAAAAATAAATTGGACAAGTATACCTGTTCACAATAAAACAACACACAATTTTTTATCTTAACACTTCGTAAAGTAAAAAATATTTTTCATACTATTTCCTATCTATAAAAAATAAAACTAATTACAAATTCATAGTAGATTATTTCGTTGGTGTTTTAAAATAAAATTTTAAAATTGTGGAAAACTTACGTAATATCTCAATCAATACCACATTTGTGTAATAAACAATATTTCCAAAACTATAAATATAATATGGCAAATCTAAGAAATAAAACCGTAAATAAAATAGAAATCCCAAAATACTTTCAGTCTACAAACGCAAAGTAAAAGCAAAAGCCAAAATCAACTTTAAAAGAAATACAAGACCCAGAAATACTTAAAACCACATAAACAGTTTTATTTATCTAAAATACATTTAATAAACGTAACCCCCGTTACATATTTGTAAACGGGGTACGATTTCACGAACAATAATACAACTTAACGTGTTTCACGATGAGCTGTTTTAGCGTTGCAACGTGGGCAGTACTTAGCCAATTCTAAGCGGTCTGGTGTGTTGCGACGGTTCTTCTTAGTGATGTAATTACGCTCTTTACATTCTGAGCAAGCCAAAGTAATCTTTGGACGGACATCAGCAGACTTACTAGCCACGGCACTTCCTTTATCTATACTTAGTGCTGCTTTTGCACCACTTAGGTGTAAAAACCAAGTAGCGGGAGCGGGACTCGAACCCGCGACCTCACGATTATGAGTCGTGCGCTCTCACCTACTGAGCTACCCCGCCAAAAGTGGGAAACCACAATGGTTACACCAGAGCCCCGAAGGGGACTTGAACCCCTGACCTTCTCCTTACCATGGAGATGCTC encodes:
- a CDS encoding MFS transporter, which encodes MNDTLDNKKFIDKKVVRKASFATFALFFIFGTLVNSWYSRIPSVRDSMDLSALELSQILIVAALGSILGLPFVGYMNEKFGARKVIIISISGFVFLMFGVLYSLCTKNIVMVCIYLFLAHFVMSFCEGTVNIEGGRIEIAMQKSIISAYHGGFSLGTVFSAIVASIVSHLGVSIYYHLTSIYILSLILMVIASVYILPYEYLRTVFMFGYIPPKDADKNDKVDSADKNLENQGQGTKTRNSAWFEKRTLLIGVTILGSALTEGAANDWLSLSLVQSFGKTEAFGAMALGIFVASMTITRMSASPFVGKFGRVRVLRFCTALGGIGLLLFVFSPWVELCLVGIVAWAIGSALGFPLGMSAASDDPLKASERVAVTSTIGYGAFFLGPAIVGFIAEYVGYRMSLVVIMIPIVLALIFIPVLKPLPTRDMMEAEKIK
- the rpmG gene encoding 50S ribosomal protein L33; this translates as MASKSADVRPKITLACSECKERNYITKKNRRNTPDRLELAKYCPRCNAKTAHRETR
- a CDS encoding UDP-N-acetylmuramate dehydrogenase, which translates into the protein MDNNQFYISNSCSDDMYELDSGFEVKSVKTGVSPKGSFGDKPTFADLTTMCVGGSIANYVEVETELDFINAVKQADEKGEKLLVIGAGSNIVGSEENFDGSVIRDVRTGIKVIDNSACGGVSVEVVAGHPWDEFVAFTVSKGWVGLECLSGIPGTVGASPVQNIGAYGVEVQQFISKVITYDRVTKSQRTFTNSELEFAYRSSILKTSRKENNPYTGLAFGATGRYIVLKVEFQFRHASDSLPIKYKELAQYLGVNVGDRAESTKVRDAVISIRTSKGTCLNSEDVNTRSSGSYFLNPIVSCETAEKLGESAPVFDVTDYASASQIDSAGKTVAGLKKVSAAWLIQNAGFAKGYGDNKGASLSDYHVLILVNRGEATSTDIRELADEIISKVRNRYGITLEPEPVYV